The DNA segment GGTATATTCGTCGATACGCGCTTCCATCTCGGGACGGAAATTGCGGATCAGGCCCTGGATCGGCCATGCAGCGGCATCGCCGAGCGCGCAGATGGTGTGGCCTTCGACCTGCTTGGTGACATCGAACAGCATGTCGATTTCACGCTTCTGGGCGCGGCCCTGGACCATGCGCTCCATGACACGCATCATCCAGCCCGTGCCTTCGCGGCATGGCGTGCACTGGCCGCAGCTCTCGTGCTTGTAGAAGGCAGCCAGACGCCAGATGGCCTTGATGATGTCGGTGGAGCGATCCATGACGATGATCGCAGCCGTGCCGAACGACGACTTGACGTCGCGCATGCCGTCGAAATCCATCGGTGCATCGATAATGTCCTCGGCTTTCACCACCGGACAGGACGAACCGCCGGGAATGACGGCCAGAAGATTGTCCCAGCCGCCGCGGATGCCGCCGCAATGGCGCTCGATCATCTCGCGGAAGGGCGTGCCCATCGCGTCTTCGAACGTGCACGGCTTGTTGACATGGCCGGACACCATGAACAGCTTGGTGCCGACATTGTTCGGACGGCCGATGGCCGAAAACCAGGACGCGCCACGGCGCAGGATGGTCGGGGCAACGGCGATCGATTCGACGTTGTTGACCGTCGTCGGGCAGCCATAAAGGCCCATATTGGCCGGGAATGGCGGCTTCAGGCGCGGCTGGCCCTTCTTGCCTTCGAGGCTTTCCAGCAGCGCTGTTTCCTCGCCGCAAATATAAGCGCCGGCGCCGTGATGGACATAGATGTCCATGTCCCAGCCAAGCTTGTTGTTGATGCCGAGAAGACCGGCGTCATAGCATTCGTCGATCGCCGCCTGCAGCGCTTCGCGTTCGCGGATATATTCGCCGCGCACATAGATATAGGCGACATGCGCGCCCATGGCGAAGCTCGCGATCACGCAGCCTTCGATCAGCGTATGCGGATCGTGGCGCATGATGTCGCGGTCCTTGCAGGTACCGGGCTCGGATTCGTCGGCATTGACGACGAGATAATGCGGCCGGCCGTCGCTTTCCTTCGGCATGAAGGACCATTTCAGGCCCGTCGGGAAGCCGGCGCCGCCACGCCCACGAAGGCCGGAAGCCTTCATCTCGTTGATGATCCAGTCACGGCCCTTTTCCAGGATCTGCTTGGTGCCATCCCAGTGGCCACGGCCCATGGCGCCCTTGAGCGACTTGTCATGGATGCCGTAGATATTGGTAAAAATGCGATCTTTATCGTCGAGCATGGTTCACCTAACTTATCGCGGCTTCTTGCCGAAAACTTTGATGTATTCGGCTTCGCCGCCCTTGGCCAGCGCTTCAGCCTGCTTGACCCAATCGTCGCGGTCGATGCGGCCCTTGAAATTCAGATAGCCGTCCACCCAATCGCGCTCCGCGCCACTCCAGCCCGCGACCTGCGCGAAGGTGAAGATGCCGAGTTCGTGCAGCGTGCCTTCGATCTTCGGGCCAACGCCGGAAATCAGCTTCAGGTCATCGACAGCGTCTGGCTTGGCGATGCCGGCCGGACGGTTCTTGTCCTCGAGCGACGGCTTTGCGCTGGCGGAAGCAGGCTTTGCGTCCGCGCCGCCCTCAACCTTGGTCTCGCCCGCAACCTTGTCGTTTGCAGCGGATTCGGACTTTGCCGTGACAGGGGTCTTCAAGGCCGGATCGGTTTCCGGTGCGTCTGTCTTGGCGCGTCCGGCATTCGACGGTGGCGTGCTGACAGCCGCGCCGTTGCTCGCCTGTTCGGCACGCGGTGCAGCGGGTTTCTTGACTTCGGTCAGCAGCGTGGTCAAGCCGCCTTCCGGCGCCGAGAAAATCCGGTCGATTTGCGGGCCGGGCTTGACCTCGGCGCCCTTGCCGGCCTCGAAACTGTCAATGATATATTCCAGCTGCGGAACGGTCAGATCCTCATAGGTATCCTTGAAGATCATCACCATGGGTGCGTTGACGCACGTCCCCTGACACTCGACCTCTTCCCAGGACAGCGTCCCGGCTTCGTTCGGCGTCAGCGGATTGGGATGAATGCGCTTCTTGCACAGGCTGATCAGCTCTTCCGAACCGCGCAGCATGCAAGGCGTCGTGCCGCAGACCTGGACATGGGCGCGCGTGCCGACCGGCTTCAGCTGAAACTGGGTATAGAATGTCGCCACTTCGAGCACGCGGATATAGGGCATGTCCAGCATGTCGGCGATCCCTTCGATCGCCGCCTTGGTGACCCAGCCATCCTGCTCCTGCGCCCGCATCAACAGCGGAATGACAGCGGATTGCTCGCGGCCCTTCGGATATTTCTGGATGGTGGCCTGTGCCCAAGCGGCATTGTCCTTGCTGAAAGCAAAGGCCGCTGGCTGGACATTTTCTTCGGCTAGTCGACGAACGGACATTCTTCCCGCACCTTATCAGTTAATCGAACCGCACCGCGATGTCGTCAGGGTGACGAATTCGCAGGCATAGGCTGACTGGTCTTTTTGCAAAAATACGATGTAGCGCGTGCCGTTCGGCACTGCGGCCCTGATCTCATAACCCTGGCTCAAGAGCCGGCCCATGCCGCTGCCCGATGAATTGCTCATCGCGGGATCACCTGCCGCCGGCGCGGTTTCCTGCGCAAAGGCAGGCGCTCCAGCAAGCATCAGGGCCAAGAGTGTCAGGACCATCCTGCGCATCAACGATCCACCTCGCCGAACACGATATCGAGCGAACCCAGAATGGCGGAGACGTCCGCCAGCTGATGCCCGCGACAGATATAATCCATGGCCTGGAGATGGGCGTAGCCCGGCGCGCGGATCTTGCAGCGATACGGCTTGTTGGTGCCGTCGGAGATCAGGTAGACGCCGAACTCGCCCTTCGGCGCTTCGACAGCCGCATAAACTTCACCCTCGGGCACATGATAGCCTTCGGTATAGAGCTTGAAATGGTGGATCAGGGCTTCCATCGAGCGCTTCATCTCGCCACGCTTGGGCGGCACGATCTTGCCGTCGAGCGAGGAGACCGGGCCGATCTTGGCGTCGCCCAAGAGGCGATTGACGCATTGGCGCATGATCTTGGCCGATTCCCGCATTTCGATCATGC comes from the Pararhizobium qamdonense genome and includes:
- the nuoF gene encoding NADH-quinone oxidoreductase subunit NuoF, producing MLDDKDRIFTNIYGIHDKSLKGAMGRGHWDGTKQILEKGRDWIINEMKASGLRGRGGAGFPTGLKWSFMPKESDGRPHYLVVNADESEPGTCKDRDIMRHDPHTLIEGCVIASFAMGAHVAYIYVRGEYIREREALQAAIDECYDAGLLGINNKLGWDMDIYVHHGAGAYICGEETALLESLEGKKGQPRLKPPFPANMGLYGCPTTVNNVESIAVAPTILRRGASWFSAIGRPNNVGTKLFMVSGHVNKPCTFEDAMGTPFREMIERHCGGIRGGWDNLLAVIPGGSSCPVVKAEDIIDAPMDFDGMRDVKSSFGTAAIIVMDRSTDIIKAIWRLAAFYKHESCGQCTPCREGTGWMMRVMERMVQGRAQKREIDMLFDVTKQVEGHTICALGDAAAWPIQGLIRNFRPEMEARIDEYTRNSSSHGAVLAAAE
- a CDS encoding NADH-quinone oxidoreductase subunit E: MSVRRLAEENVQPAAFAFSKDNAAWAQATIQKYPKGREQSAVIPLLMRAQEQDGWVTKAAIEGIADMLDMPYIRVLEVATFYTQFQLKPVGTRAHVQVCGTTPCMLRGSEELISLCKKRIHPNPLTPNEAGTLSWEEVECQGTCVNAPMVMIFKDTYEDLTVPQLEYIIDSFEAGKGAEVKPGPQIDRIFSAPEGGLTTLLTEVKKPAAPRAEQASNGAAVSTPPSNAGRAKTDAPETDPALKTPVTAKSESAANDKVAGETKVEGGADAKPASASAKPSLEDKNRPAGIAKPDAVDDLKLISGVGPKIEGTLHELGIFTFAQVAGWSGAERDWVDGYLNFKGRIDRDDWVKQAEALAKGGEAEYIKVFGKKPR